In the genome of Massilibacillus massiliensis, one region contains:
- a CDS encoding ribosomal-processing cysteine protease Prp produces the protein MISFGKMKPFEDKNRIGLWSRGHANYVKKGDDIVCSAVSAIVQTAMLGCQQYDANTNIRCCQKGHFSFTCQKSEVTQAIIEAAFLGLDNIRKQYPQCFY, from the coding sequence TTGATTAGTTTTGGAAAGATGAAACCTTTTGAAGATAAAAATCGTATTGGACTCTGGAGTAGAGGACATGCCAACTATGTAAAGAAGGGTGATGATATTGTTTGTTCAGCAGTATCTGCTATTGTGCAAACTGCAATGCTTGGGTGTCAGCAGTATGATGCAAATACAAATATCAGGTGTTGCCAAAAAGGACATTTCTCATTTACATGTCAAAAAAGCGAAGTGACACAAGCCATAATTGAAGCTGCGTTCCTCGGCTTGGATAACATCAGAAAGCAGTATCCACAATGTTTTTATTAA